The genomic stretch GTCAAGAAAGGGGTGAGGGTGAAAAATTTCACAATGTTCATTCACTAATTGTACGATACTCAGCATTTACCAGATGATAGATAAGTACATCTGAACTGTGTTGTGCATGACTAGCTTCGCTGGTTTTGGTGCTTTCTGTAGCAAAATTTGTTGATAATGTCCAATGCTAATAGTTGCTCCTCTCGGTTAAGCCCATTTAATCACTGCATATGAAGTGTTTGTTAACGTAAATTTGATGACTGTATCTCtattctttctatagtttttgggAGCAAATATTCCTTCTAGACTCGTGGCTGTTCGTGTGGTCGGTAGTAACTGCTGTAGCAAGCCACAGGCGATGTTCGAGTATCGCTTCAGTGGTTTCATTACCCAGAGTAAATGTATGTGAGCCGATGTTAAGCAGTGTTATAGGACTCAAATCCATTAGGATGCAGACCGCAGTTGATTAACTCTGCTTTCCATTTGCGGCGACAGACCTCATAATAATTTTGGTAAATGTTAGGTGATATATACATCACAGAATTTTACGACAATTTTTTTCTTAGATtactttgtatatatatatatatatatatatatatatatatatatatatatatatatattttaatttacaaaGGGATAAGTGACGATGAGTTTGTTTAGATGGTTAGTTACCTTTAGACGTATGCTTACACTTCTGATGACGTCACAaattaaaattctttttttttagttcatatttttcgaatttaaaatttttaagtttcctCCCACCCAAACTAGGAATTGAGGTCGGAAGCACATGCGAACGCATCGGACGTGTGTCCGTCGTCCTCCCACCAAATGAGCCGTTGGATTCGCAGGCAGTGGCACATGCGATCGCATGTAGCCCCCTCATCTAAATCCCGATCAGTGAGGACAGCGACGATGTGCCCTCCCGCGACAGGCTCCGGTCAACTGCCAACACCGTGACTTATTTCGATTCTTTTGTTTCAAGACCTCCTCCCTCCGTTAGTCTTTGCTTCCGTCACAGTCAAACCGAAGCCGGCCTACTTCCCCAACAACACCACCAACTTCTCTTCCCCTCTCGCTCTCTCACCATTCGGCAGATGATCGAGCCTTTCTGAGATACAGGAACAtcggagagagagatagagagaggggTAAATAGGAAGGAAGTAGAGGAAAAGGGCAGGTCGTGCGCCATGGGACAAGCCTTCCGCAAGCTCTTCGACAGATTCTTCGGCCCCGTCGAAATGAGGGTATTCCCCTTTCCCTCTTTTCCTTTCATCTTTTCCAACTCGATTTGCTCCTGAACAGATGAACATATCACGTGCCTGTACCTTTCCTAGCATATTCTTCAATGTTTTTCTCCTTTGGTTGGTCCCTTcgaaatcataataaatattccTATATAAATTTCGATTTATCCGAAAAACCAAAAAGTTGAAGTTTCTAAACACATATATCATGATACTTAGAAAAGGGATTTTCTTCGAATACATTAGGATGATTACGTATATGTATGAAGGAACGATTCCTCGTATGAGGGCAATGGGGACGTGAATCAAGCGAGCACTCGATCGATGCGAGGTCAATCAAGGGCCAACTCAAGTCTTGACTTTTCATTATTGTATGGATATACATTTATTGGTGATAAAAGTATCTTGACTTATGAGATTAGAGTGGGAAAATTCTGAATTAAAATTACCGAGAAAAACTTTGGAATCCAGTGCTAAGACTGAAAAATGTAGTGGAAGTTTTGTAATAAGGAGCAAGTAGCTAATGTTTTGTTTAAATAAATACTCAGAAGCTATCTTTTGATACGTTGGTTCTATAATTAGGGTATATCGAAGAAGAgtttgttataaaaaaaaaaccagaAGATTTTTTTACAATCTCCACCCTCTTTGATTGGAAGGAAAGTTTTATGGAAGGTCTTCCATTTTTTTGGCACCTAAATATTAGACAGTTCATAGACTCAAAAGTTTGTTGTACATTGACATGGATGTTTGGTGTTATCAAAAGGGATAagaatttattattatatttgttaGAATTCATGGGTGGTACTAATCATGTATAAAAGCAATGGTTTAATATAGCCCTCCAAGAGTAGTTCAAAGCAACAGTTTGTTTTTGTGTTCAATGATGCCTGTGTATTTGAAACATCACAACCTTCACCGGACTCCTTAACTAGATGAAGttttttctcttcttatgtaGGTAATATGTTCATAAGAACTTCTGTTTATTTTGATGAATAAGTGCAACAATCCATCGATGACATCTTTTGTACTTAACCTATTGTAGGTTGCAATGCTTGGATTGGATGCAGCTGGTAAGACAACTATCTTGTACAAGTTGCACATTGGGGAAGTTTTGTCAACGGTTCCAACTATTGGTAAGCCTCCTGTAATTCACTTCCAAATAGAAAAGGTATTCTGTAGAACTAACTCTCTGGAACTATCTTAGTTTGTTAAAATTTGATTGAGAAGGGGTTGAAAAAGAATTCTATTGCATTTACTTGTTCAGATGAGGATGTAGAAACACTAGGAGTGAAGAAGAATTCAATGCTGGGTAGGGCATTAGTATCCACATAGTCAGTGGATACCAATACAGATGCAGATGGTGGATGCTAAATTTTGAAAACATTAATATTTCTTATAATGGTTATGGATCAGATGTTCACTGGGAACATCTAGATAACTGATATTGAGTATATGTTGGAAGAATATGAATACTATCTGCTTTTGGAAGGATACAAATAAGATCCTGATCTAGTGTGGATATAGGTTAAGGTAGATGTTGATGACAATTAGATATAGCCAGCATGCATAGGAGGTCAAGAAAGTGGTTATGGCTGAAAGAAGTTCCATTACCTGCATGTGTATATAAATGTATGCAAGTAATAGTGGTTTATCACAAAGAGAAAAATCATGTGAAGCTTCAACAAGTATGTGTATATTGCTTCACCGGGAACATTCTCTTTGTGTAAGTTCACTGATATAATATGTGAATATAAATTGGACACATAACCTATTTTCACATGGATATACAAATCCAGATCCAAAATTTAATAAATATCTGATGCATACTCTTATACAGCAAAAATGCATTCATATCAAAGCTGAAACTAAATCTGGGTCATTTGGCTAGTATTCAAATGGAATATCTGTACCCAACTCTGTCCAAACACATCCGCATTTGGATATTATCACAATCTTTCTTTCATTCCTGAGAGACATTGAACATATAGTGGAACCATTGGCTTTTTATCAATCGGTTTCAGAGTTTGCAAATCGTCATCATTGAAATTTTCTCGTTTTCTTTTGCTTTTGAGGAAGAAGTCTCCTTCAGTAGGATCAGTAATTTCTTCTCTAAGCATAATTTTTTTCTCAGTCAGTGGGCCCTGCATTTTCAGTGTTTGTAATGTCAATGTAATGTTCGGTCCATTGTTCCTGACAATAATTTGAAGGAGATGCCTACGGATTGTGATCAATCATTTGCTCGATGCAAATCATTGAATGTTTTTGAAACAAATAAAGGAGAGGAAAAGAAAATTCCTCCCCTACTCTAAAACCTTAGAACAATTCTCTCTGTAATTTCTGCTTCACATTATTGATCTTTAGCATGTAACTTGGTCCATTCCTCGCTTCATACTTTGGCTTGAACATTTTAGAGACTTTACGAAACATCTCTAACCGAATTTTGGTAGCAATCTGAGATTGTATTTTGGTATGTTTTTAAAAGTTAAGGTTGCAAGGAGTAGATAAGTTTAACATGCCAAGTGGATATGGATCTGGGAGAAGATAGCATTCATGATTCTGCTGTTTCTATTAAATTATTTGTACGTTTTTTTAATATGTTGGTCCTTTGATGCAGAAAATGGCTTGTACTTTATATGGTTTTCCTTGGTTCATGAATAGTTTATTTAGAAGCTATATTTTGACAAACTATGATCTTTATTGTATTTTCTGCCTCATTGTTGATCTGTTATACATATTTCTGTGTTCGCGAATTGCTTATATATAACCCGTATTTTGACAACTGTGATTATTTGATCCTCTGACCTCAATGTTGATCACAACCCTTCTATCTTATATTTTGTTCTAGGTTTCAATGTAGAGAAAGTCCAATATAAAAATGTGGTATTTACAGTCTGGGACGTCGGTGGACAAGAAAAATTGAGACCCTTATGGAGGCATTACTTTTGCAATACTGATGCTCTGGTAACTTGTTGTTTCTACATGTTTGATCTTTATATTTGGTATGTTGGTGACCTTTTACTCTTCAATGACATGGTTTTTTCAGTTTCAAGTAACCTTTAATTTTGAGTCAAAATTTGGATGATTCTTTTCTTCTGGTGAATTCCAGCTGGCTGAAGTCTTAACACGCATCCTTTATAATCAGTTCTCAAGTTGCTTGTTCTCTAGCCTCTGAATCCCTTCCTTCAGGGATCAACAAAGTGCTGAAATATACTTCTGATCATCAAGTCAACAAATTTTGATAAGCAGTTGAATCCATGTGTCTCTATGTTGCTTTATAAGCTTACAGATTTTTCTTCCTGCTGACTAATTGATAAGTAATATGAATTCCTAGTGAGGTAGAGTGAAGAGTTTAAAATGTCTATTTTCACAAGTTTTCCTGTCATCATATGGTAAGTTCATGAATTAAGAACCCTCAATGTTCTCACAGAAAAAAAGAAAGGTTTGCAATTCGCAATCATCACCACCATTTTAATTCATAGTTCCATTCCTGTACAGATCTGCATCATTAGACTTGATCTAAATTGACTCTTTTTAAATCCCATATTGGTGGGAAGCCTGTCCACTGGCTGTATTTTCTAGTCCTAAAGCTTGCACAATTATTCCTTTGTAGCTTTCAATTTCTAATATTGTTTATTGATCTCTTGTTTTCAGATATATGTTGTTGATTCCTTAGACAGAGAAAGAATTGGGAATGCCAAAGAAGAGTTTCAGGTTTAGAATTAAATGATGTCATTTTAATTtagctctttttcttcttctgaaaATTCTTATCAGTAATTTCAATTGTATAATGCTTCTTTCAGGCTATCATCAGGGATCCTTTCATGCTCAACAGTACCATATTGGTATTTGCTAATAAACAGGATTTGGTATGTTAGTAGCCTATATTTATCTCATAATGCTATTACAAGTACGTGGTGTCGTCCTTAATTGAAATTACTTTCTTTATTATAAATATGGGCTTATGATTACTTGCTTTATTGTACATATGAGCttggatttattttctttttttttgggggggggaaaAAAGGTGGTAGCTCCACCTGTTTACatattatcatatataaataAGGTATCAGATAGCTTGGTTGGTAAGGACTTTAATAGTATATCACAAGTTCTTAGATTTGAATCCCATCATCACcacttaccctttgcaaaaaaaaaaaaaaaaaaaatatatatatatatatatatatatatatatatatatatatatatatatatatatatatatatatatatatatatataataaaagagACTTTGGTGAAACATAGTCAATATTTATTTCAACTATATAAAAATTTCTTATGAAATAGCCAAAGCCATAAACTAATAGGTTTCGGTTATTTCTGTTGATTAAAGCGGAGCTTGATTTGTGACTGTCCCATCCCTTTTTCCCCTTAGGACTACTCATCCTCATAAATGAAACACAAACCAGGGAGCTGTATACATCCTCCTCACTTGGAAAAATGTACAAGATTATAATTA from Musa acuminata AAA Group cultivar baxijiao chromosome BXJ1-3, Cavendish_Baxijiao_AAA, whole genome shotgun sequence encodes the following:
- the LOC135623080 gene encoding ADP-ribosylation factor-like, translated to MGQAFRKLFDRFFGPVEMRVAMLGLDAAGKTTILYKLHIGEVLSTVPTIGFNVEKVQYKNVVFTVWDVGGQEKLRPLWRHYFCNTDALIYVVDSLDRERIGNAKEEFQAIIRDPFMLNSTILVFANKQDLRGVMTPMEISEGLGLYDLRNRTWHVQGTCALTGDGLYEGLDWLVTALKELQDSGRH